The Streptomyces sp. V4I8 genome includes the window CGGCCAGGCGCAGGACATCTCCTACGAGCACCGCGACCGCGTCAGCGTCGAGGAGTGCCTGGAGATGGAGGGCAACAAGACCGGCGCCCTGCTCGCCTGCGCCAGCTCCATCGGAGCGGTGCTCGGCGGCGCGGACGACCACACGGCCGACACCCTGGAGAAGTACGGCTACCACCTGGGCCTGGCCTTCCAGGCTGTCGACGACCTCCTGGGCATCTGGGGCGACCCGGTCTCCACCGGCAAGCAGACCTGGAGCGACCTGCGTCAGCGCAAGAAGTCCCTCCCGGTCGTGGCCGCGCTCGCGGCGGGCGGCTCCGCCTCCGAGCGGCTCGGTGAGATCCTCGCCGCCGACGCCAAGAGCAGCGACTTCGAGAACTTCTCCGAGGAGGAGTTCGCGGCCCGCGCCGCCCTCATCGAGGAGGCGGGCGGCCGCGAGTGGACCGCCGACGAGGCACGCCGTCAGCACGCGGTCGCCGTCGAGGCCCTCGACGCCGTCGACATGCCCGACCGGGTGCGGGCGCAGTTCACGGCGCTCGCCGACTTCGTCGTCGTACGGAAGAGATGAGCACCACCGGGCGAAAAGAGATGATCAGTATCGGTCGAATAGCCCTCGCTTAGTCGCCGGCCGGTGTGGCGGGAACCAGCGCACCGGCCGACGGCGGACCCACAGCAGACGCACTACCAGGAGCACTGCACGAAGGGGAAGCCATGACAGCGACGACCGACGGAAGCGCCGGGGCTCTCCCGCCCCGGGCAGCCTCGGCCAGCGACACCGACAGTGAGACCCCCGCGGCGGCCGGGGTGCACGAGGCCGCCCGGCGCGCGGTCCGGCGCGCCACCGACTTTCTGCTGACGAGGCAGGACGCCCAGGGCTGGTGGAAGGGCGACCTCGAGACGAACGTCACCATGGACGCCGAGGACCTGCTGCTCCGTCAGTTCCTGGGCATCCGCGACGAGAAGACCACACAGGCCGCCGCGCTCTTCATCCGTGGTGAGCAGCGCGAGGATGGCGCCTGGGCCACCTTCTACGGGGGGCCGGGCGAACTCTCCGCCACCGTCGAGGCGTACGTCGCGCTCCGCCTGGCCGGCGACGCGCCGGACGAACCGCACATGGCGAGGGCGTCGGCGTGGATCCGTGAGCGGGGCGGCATCGCCGCCGCCCGGGTCTTCACCCGGATCTGGCTGGCCCTGTTCGGCTGGTGGAAGTGGGAGGACCTGCCCGAACTCCCGCCGGAGCTCATCTACTTCCCCAAGTGGGTGCCGCTCAACATCTACGACTTCGGCTGCTGGGCCCGGCAGACCATCGTCCCGCTGACGATCGTCTCCGCGAAGCGCCCGGTACGGCCCGCGCCCTTCCCGCTCGACGAACTGCACACCGATCCCGCCGACCCCAACCCGCGCAAGCCCCTTGCCCCGGCGGCGAGTTGGGACGGCGCCTTCCAGCGGCTCGACAAGGCGCTGCACCAGCTGCGCAAGGTCGCCCCGCACAGGCTGCGCAGAGCCGCCATGAACAGCGCAGCCCGCTGGATCATCGAGCGGCAGGAGAACGACGGCTGCTGGGGCGGCATCCAGCCCCCGGCGGTGTACTCGATCATCGCCCTGCACCTGCTGGGCTACGACCTCGAACACCCCGTCATGCGCGAGGGGTTGGCGTCGCTGGACCGTTTCGCCGTGTGGCGCGAGGACGGGGCCCGGATGATCGAGGCCTGCCAGTCACCGGTCTGGGACACCTGCCTCGCGACCATCGCACTGGTGGACGCGGGCGTTCCCGCCGATCACCCGCAGCTCGTCAAGGCCGCCGACTGGATGCTGGGCGAGGAGATCGTCCGGCCAGGCGACTGGGCGGTGAAGCGGCCTCAACTGCCGCCGGGGGGCTGGGCGTTCGAGTTCCACAACGACAACTACCCCGACATCGACGACACCGCCGAGGTCGTCCTCGCGCTGCGCCGCGTCAAGCACCACGACCCGGAGCGGGTCGAGAAGGCCATCGGGCGCGGGGTGCGCTGGAACCTCGGGATGCAGTCGAGGAACGGGGCGTGGGGCGCCTTCGACGTCGACAACACCAGCCCCTTCCCCAACCGGCTGCCGTTCTGCGACTTCGGCGAGGTCATCGACCCGCCGTCCGCCGACGTCACCGCGCACGTGGTGGAGATGCTGGCCGTCGAGGGCCTCGCCCACGACCCGCGCACCCGGCGCGGCATCCAGTGGCTGCTCGCCGAGCAGGAGCCGGACGGCTCGTGGTTCGGGCGCTGGGGCGTCAACTACGTCTACGGCACCGGGTCCGTCGTACCCGCCCTGGTGGCGGCCGGGTTCCCGGGCTCGCACCCGGCGATCCGCCGCGCCGTCGCCTGGCTGGAGTCCGTCCAGAACGACGACGGCGGCTGGGGCGAGGACCTGCGCTCCTACAAGTACGTCAAGGAGTGGAGCGGCAAGGGCGCCTCGACGGCCTCGCAGACCGCGTGGGCGCTGATGGCGCTGCTGGCCGCGGGGGAGAGGGACTCCAAGGCCGTCGAACGCGGCATCGAGTGGCTCGCGGCCACCCAGCGCGAGGACGGCTCCTGGGACGAGCCGTACTTCACCGGCACCGGATTCCCCTGGGACTTCTCGATCAACTACCACCTCTACCGTCAGGTGTTCCCGCTCACCGCGCTCGGCCGGTACGTCCACGGAGAGCCCTTCGCCGAGAAGCCCCACGCGCACGGGGCGGCCGGGAAGTCGCTCGCCGAGGCCAAGGGGAGCTGATGAGTCCCCAGCCCGCCCCGGCCCCGCTGCTGATCGCCTGCGCGCTCGGTATCGAGCAGCTCGCCCTGCGCGCCGGCGACCGCGGCGGTGCCGACGGGCCCGTCACCGTGCTCCGTACGGGCATGGGGCCCCGGGCGGCCGAGCGCTCCGTCACCCGGATGCTGGCCGACCCGGCCCTCGGCGGGGCAGCCGTGCTCGCCACGGGCTTCTGCGCGGGGCTCGCTCCCGATATGCACCCCGGTGACCTGGTCGTCGCCGAGGAGACCCGGGATCCGGGCGGAACCGTTCCGTGTGTCGGAACCGACCTACTCGTCAAAGAGCTCGCGCGCGCCGTCCCCGGCCGCACCGTCCACACCGGACCGCTCACCGGCTCGGATCACATCATCCGAGGTCAGGAACGGTCCGATCTGCTCACGACCGGCGCGATCGCGGTCGACATGGAGTCGGCGGCCACGCTCCTCAGCGCCGTGCGCGCGGGCGAGCGCCCGGTTGCGGCCGTCCGGGTGGTCGTGGACGCTCCAGAACATGAACTCGTCCGGATCGGCACGTTGCGCGGTGGAATATCGGCTTTCCGCGTCCTTCGTTCCGTTCTCCCCGCATTCTATGAATGGCACCGTTCTTTGCAGCTCCCCAGGAGGTGAGCCAGATGGCCATGCCGCTGCGTCAGTCCATCAAGGTCGCTACTTACTTGGCCGAACAGAAGCTCCGTCGGCGGGACAAGTTCCCGCTCATCGTCGAGCTGGAACCGCTCTTCGCCTGCAACCTGAAGTGTGAGGGCTGCGGCAAGATCCAGCACCCGGCCGGAGTGCTCAAGCAGCGCATGCCGGTCGCCCAGGCTGTGGGAGCGGTACTCGAATCAGGCGCGCCGATGGTGTCCATCGCCGGCGGTGAGCCCCTGATGCACCCTCAGATCGACGAGATCGTGCGGCAGCTGGTGGCCAAGCGGAAGTACGTCTTCCTCTGCACCAACGCCATGCTGCTGCGCAAGAAGATGGACAAGTTCAAGCCCTCGCCCTACTTCGCCTTCGCCGTGCACATCGACGGCCTGCGCGAGCGCCACGACGAGTCGGTGGCGAAGGAGGGTGTGTTCGACGAGGCCGTGGAGGCGATCAAGGAGGCCAAGCGGCGCGGCTTCCGGGTCACCACCAACTCCACCTTCTTCAACACCGACACCCCGCAGACCATCATCGAGGTGCTCAACTTCCTCAACGACGACCTCAAGGTCGACGAGATGATGATCTCGCCCGCCTACGCCTACGAGAAGGCCCCCGACCAGGAGCACTTCCTCGGCGTCGAGCAGACCCGCGAGCTGTTCAAGAAGGCATTCGCGGGCGGCAACCGCAGGAAGTGGCGGCTCAACCACTCGCCGCTGTTCCTCGACTTCCTCGAGGGCAAGGTCGACTTCCCGTGCACCGCCTGGGCGATCCCGAACTACTCGCTCTTCGGCTGGCAGCGTCCCTGCTACCTGATGAGCGACGGATACGTCCCGACGTACCGCGAGCTGATCGAGGACACCGACTGGGACAAGTACGGCCGCGGCAAGGACCCGCGCTGTGCCAACTGCATGGCGCACTGCGGCTACGAGCCGACCGCCGTCCTAGCCACCATGGGCTCGCTCAAGGAGTCGCTGCGCGCCATGCGTGAGACGGTCTCCGGGAACCGGGAGTGACACCATGACCGCCATCTCCTTGGGCGTCCCCGAGGTACCCCTCCGGCCGGTCGCCGAGCGGCGTGTGTCGCGGCAGATCCAGGTCGGCCCGGTGGCGGTCGGGGGCGGTGCGCCCGTGTCGGTGCAGTCGATGACGACGACCCGTACGTCCGACATCGGCGCCACCCTCCAGCAGATCGCCGAGCTCACGGCCTCCGGCTGCCAGATCGTCCGCGTGGCCTGCCCCACGCAGGACGACGCGGACGCCCTCTCGACCATCGCCCGCAAGTCGCAGATCCCGGTGATCGCGGACATCCACTTCCAGCCGAAGTACGTGTTCGCGGCGATCGAGGCCGGTTGTGCGGCCGTACGCGTCAATCCCGGCAACATCAAGCAGTTCGACGACAAGGTCAAGGAGATCGCGCGGGCCGCCAAGGACCACGGCACGCCGATCCGGATCGGCGTGAACGCCGGCTCCCTCGACCGGCGGCTGCTGCAGAAGTACGGCAAGGCGACGCCGGAGGCGCTGGTGGAGAGCGCGCTGTGGGAGGCGTCGCTCTTCGAGGAGCACGACTTCCGGGACATCAAGATCTCGGTGAAGCACAACGACCCGGTCGTGATGATCGAGGCGTACCGGCAGCTCGCGGCCCAGTGCGACTACCCGCTCCACCTCGGGGTGACCGAGGCCGGTCCCGCCTTCCAGGGCACGATCAAGTCGGCCGTCGCCTTCGGGGCGCTGCTGTCGCAGGGGATCGGCGACACGATCCGGGTGTCGCTGAGCGCCCCGCCCGCAGAGGAGGTCAAGGTCGGCCTTCAGATCCTGGAGTCGCTGAACCTCAAGCAACGGCGCCTGGAGATCGTCTCCTGCCCGTCGTGCGGGCGGGCGCAGGTCGACGTCTACAAGCTGGCCGACGAGGTCACGGCCGGCCTGGAGGGCATGGAAGTGCCGTTGCGTGTGGCCGTCATGGGGTGTGTGGTCAACGGCCCCGGGGAGGCGCGGGAAGCGGACCTGGGGGTCGCCTCCGGCAACGGAAAGGGGCAGATCTTCGTGAAGGGCGAGGTCATCAAGACCGTCCCCGAGTCGAAGATCGTCGAGACCCTGATCGAGGAGGCGATGAAGATCGCCGAGCAGATGGAGCAGGACGGGGCCGCATCGGGCGCCCCCACCGGCACGGGGAAACCGGCAGTGACGGTGAGTTGAAGCGAGGCACGGACCGAGAGGGGGCCCGAGCGTGACGATTCTGGAGAGCATCCGGGGACCACGTGACCTGAAGGCGCTGTCCGAGGCGGAACTCGGTGAACTGTCCGATGAGATCAGGGAGTTCCTGGTGCACGCGGTCGCCAGGACCGGCGGACACCTCGGGCCCAACCTGGGGGTGGTGGAACTCTCCATCGCGCTCCACCGGGTCTTCGAGTCACCGGTCGACCGCATCGTCTGGGACACCGGCCACCAGAGCTACGTACACAAGCTTTTGACGGGGCGTCAGGACTTCTCCAAGCTGCGCGGCAAGGGCGGCCTGTCCGGCTACCCCTCGCGCGAGGAGTCCGAGCATGACATCGTCGAGAACAGCCACGCCTCCACCTCGCTCGGCTGGGCCGACGGGCTCGCCAAGGCCCGCGAGGTGCAGGGGGAGAAGGGGCACGTCGTCGCGGTGATCGGCGACGGGGCACTGACCGGTGGCATGGCCTGGGAGGCGCTGAACAACATCGCGGCCGCCAAGGACCGGCCGCTGATCATCGTCGTCAACGACAACGAACGCTCGTACGCCCCGACCATCGGCGGGCTCGCCAACCATCTCGCGACCCTGCGCACGACCGACAGCTACGAGAAGGTCCTGGCCTGGGGCAAGGACGTATTGCTGCGGACCCCGCTCGTCGGCAACACGATCTACGAGTCGCTGCACGGCGCGAAGAAGGGGTTCAAGGACGCCTTCGCGCCGCAGGGCATGTTCGAGGACCTGGGGCTGAAGTACGTCGGCCCGATCGACGGGCATGACCTCGGGGCCGTCGAGTCCGCGCTGCGGCGGGCCAAGCGCTTCCACGGACCGGTGCTGATCCACTGCCTCACGGAGAAGGGGCGCGGCTATGAACCCGCCCTCGCCCACGAGGAGGACCACTTCCACACCGTCGGCGTGATGGACCCGCTGACCTGCGAGCCGCTCGCGCCGTCCAACGGGCCCTCCTGGACGTCGGTGTTCGGCGAGGAGATCGTGCGGATCGGGGAGGAGCGCGAGGACGTCGTGGCCATCACGGCGGCCATGCTGCACCCGGTCGGGCTCGGGAGGTTCGCGGAGAGGTTCCCGGACCGGGTCTGGGACGTCGGAATCGCCGAGCAGCACGCGGCCGTGTCGGCGGCGGGCCTCGCGACGGGCGGGCTGCATCCGGTCGTCGCCGTCTACGCCACCTTCCTCAACCGGGCCTTCGACCAGCTGCTGATGGACGTCGCGCTGCACCGGTGCGGGGTGACGTTCGTGCTGGACCGGGCCGGTGTCACGGGCGTCGACGGGGCTTCCCACAACGGCATGTGGGACATGTCGATCCTCCAGGTCGTGCCGGGACTGCGCATCGCCGCGCCGCGCGACGCCGACCAGCTGCGCGCGCAGCTGCGGGAGGCGGTGGCCGTCGACGACGCGCCGACGCTCGTGCGCTTCCCGAAGGAGTCCGTCGGTCCGTCGATCCCGGCCGTCGACCGGGTGGGTGGCCTGGACGTGCTGCGTCGGGACGCGGGCGAGCCGGAGGTCCTGCTGATCGCCATAGGCGTGATGGCTCCGGTGTGCCTCCAGGCGGCCGAGCTGCTGCGGGCGCGCGGCATCGACTGCACCGTCGTCGACCCGCGGTGGGTGAAACCCGTCGACCCCGCGCTCGCCCCCCTCGCCGCACAGCACCGGTTGGTGGCCGTCGTCGAGGACAACAGCCGCTCGTCCGGAGTGGGCGCCGCCGTGGCGCTGGCGCTGGGCGACGCCGATGTCGACGTGCCCGTGCGGCGGTTCGGCATCCCCGAGCAGTTCCTCGCGCACGCCAAGCGGGGCGAGGTGCTCGCCGACATCGGGCTCACACCCGTCGAGGTCGCCGGCCGGATCAGCGCGAGCCTCGCCCTCAAGGACGCCGAGGGCGGCCCGGCCGGCACCGAGCGGGCCAACGGCGGCCATGACGGTCGTACCGTCGTGCCAGTCAAGGAGAAGGCCGAATGACCACGGAGTTCGACCTCGGCAGACTCCTGTCCGAGCGCGGAGCCGAGCGCTACGAGCTGCACGGCAAGTACCTCAACCACCAGCTCCCGCGCATGCTGCACACCATCGGCTTCGACAAGGTCTACGAACGGGCCGAGGGCGCGTACTTCTGGGACGCGGACGGCGACGACTACCTGGACATGCTCGCCGGGTTCGGGGTGATGGGCCTGGGGCGACACCACCCCGTCGTCCGCAAGGCGCTGCACGACGTCCTCGACGCACAGCTCGCCGACCTCACCCGCTTCGACTGCCAGCCGCTGCCCGGGCTGCTGGCCGAGAAGCTGCTCGCGCACAGCCCGCACCTGGACCGGGTGTTCTTCGGCAACAGCGGGACGGAGGCGGTCGAGGGCGCGCTGAAGTTCGCCCGGTACGCCACCGGCAGGCCCAGGATCCTCTTCTGCGACCACGCCTTCCACGGGCTGACCACCGGTTCCCTGTCCGTCAACGGCGAGTCCGGTTTCCGGGACGGCTTCGCCCCGCTGCTGCCCGACACGGCCGTACCCCTCGGCGATCTCGACGCCCTGGCAAGGGAGTTGAAGAAGGGAGACGTCGCCGCCCTGATCGTCGAGCCGGTCCAGGGCAAGGGGGTGCACGAGTCTCCGTCCGGCTATCTGCGGGCCGCCCAGGAGCTGCTGCACAAGCACAAGGCGCTGCTCATCGTCGACGAGGTGCAGACGGGGCTGGGCCGTACCGGCGACTTCTACGCCTACCAGCACGAGGACGGTGTCGAGCCCGACCTGGTGTGCGTGGCCAAGGCGCTCTCCGGCGGGTATGTGCCCGTGGGTGCCACGATCGGCAAGGAGTGGATCTTCAAGAAGGTCTACTCGTCCATGGACCGGGTGCTGGTCCACTCGGCGAGCTTCGGGTCCAACGCCCAGGCCATGGCGGCCGGGCTCGCGGTCCTGTCCGTCATGGAGAACGAGCAGATCGTCGCGAACGCGCGGGCGACCGGGGAGCTGCTGAAGTCCCGGCTCGCGGCGCTGACCGACAAGTACGAGCTGCTCGCCGACGTGCGCGGCCGGGGCCTGATGGTAGGCATCGAGTTCGGCCGGCCCGACTCGCTGAAGCTGCGGAGCCGTTGGACCATGCTCCAGGCCGCGCGCAAGGGGCTGTTCGCGCAGATGGTCGTCGTACCGCTGCTGCGGCGGCATCGGATCCTCACCCAGGTCTCCGGCGACCACCTGGAGGTGATCAAGCTGATTCCACCGCTGATCATCGGCGAGCGGGAGGTGGACCGGTTCGTCGACGCCTTCACGGATGTGATGGACGACGCGCACAGCGGTGGCGGGCTGATGTGGGACTTCGGTAAGACGTTGATCAAGCAGGCGGTCGCCAACCGATAGAGACGGCCTGAGGGAGGCGAGCCGGAGCTGTCGCCTGGACTTTTGCCTGCGAGGCAAGAAATTTGCCGCAGAGGCAAGACTCGGGCTGAATGGAGAGCATGAGCTCTCCCGACAACGAGCCCGACAACGAGCCCGACAACGGGCTCAAGGGCGATGCGACCCGGCCGGCCGAGGCCCTGCCCGTCGTCGCGCCCCAGCTTCGCGCGCTGCGCCGCCGAGCCTCCCTCACCCTGGAAGCCGCGGCCCGTACCGCCGGGCTGTCGCCCGCTCACCTGTCCCGCCTGGAGACCGGTCGGCGCCAGCCCTCGCTGCCGATGCTGCTCGCGCTCGCGCGTGTCTACCGTACGACGGTCTCGGAGCTGCTCGGAGAGACGGTCGCCGACCGGGACGCCGTGGTGCGCTCGGCCGACATGGAGCCGACCGCGGCCGGCGGCTGGACGTACTGGCAGGCAGGCGCCCCCGGGCGGGGTATGCAGGCCCTGCGGGTCCATGTGCCGTACGGCTCGCAGGGCGACATCGTGCGGGTGCACCCCGGGGAGGAGTGGCTCTACGTCCTCGACGGGCGGCTGCGGTTGCGCCTCGGGGACACCACGCACCGGCTCGCGCCCGGCGACAGCGCGCACTTCGACTCGCTCACCCCGCACCGCATCGCCGCCCAGGAGCCGGGCGGGGTCGAGCTCCTCTTCGTCCACACCCTGCTGCAGAGCCCCACGGCCGCCCTGTGCCTGGGCCCCACCCCTGGAGAGACGCCATGAGCGACATGGAGACGAAGTTCCCGCGTGCCCTGTGGGTGCGGCTCATCATCTACATCGCGGTGGGGCATGTCTTCGCTGCCTTCGTCTACCTGCTGTTCGAGGTGGGCGCGAA containing:
- the shc gene encoding squalene--hopene cyclase; the protein is MTATTDGSAGALPPRAASASDTDSETPAAAGVHEAARRAVRRATDFLLTRQDAQGWWKGDLETNVTMDAEDLLLRQFLGIRDEKTTQAAALFIRGEQREDGAWATFYGGPGELSATVEAYVALRLAGDAPDEPHMARASAWIRERGGIAAARVFTRIWLALFGWWKWEDLPELPPELIYFPKWVPLNIYDFGCWARQTIVPLTIVSAKRPVRPAPFPLDELHTDPADPNPRKPLAPAASWDGAFQRLDKALHQLRKVAPHRLRRAAMNSAARWIIERQENDGCWGGIQPPAVYSIIALHLLGYDLEHPVMREGLASLDRFAVWREDGARMIEACQSPVWDTCLATIALVDAGVPADHPQLVKAADWMLGEEIVRPGDWAVKRPQLPPGGWAFEFHNDNYPDIDDTAEVVLALRRVKHHDPERVEKAIGRGVRWNLGMQSRNGAWGAFDVDNTSPFPNRLPFCDFGEVIDPPSADVTAHVVEMLAVEGLAHDPRTRRGIQWLLAEQEPDGSWFGRWGVNYVYGTGSVVPALVAAGFPGSHPAIRRAVAWLESVQNDDGGWGEDLRSYKYVKEWSGKGASTASQTAWALMALLAAGERDSKAVERGIEWLAATQREDGSWDEPYFTGTGFPWDFSINYHLYRQVFPLTALGRYVHGEPFAEKPHAHGAAGKSLAEAKGS
- a CDS encoding 1-hydroxy-2-methyl-2-butenyl 4-diphosphate reductase; translated protein: MSPQPAPAPLLIACALGIEQLALRAGDRGGADGPVTVLRTGMGPRAAERSVTRMLADPALGGAAVLATGFCAGLAPDMHPGDLVVAEETRDPGGTVPCVGTDLLVKELARAVPGRTVHTGPLTGSDHIIRGQERSDLLTTGAIAVDMESAATLLSAVRAGERPVAAVRVVVDAPEHELVRIGTLRGGISAFRVLRSVLPAFYEWHRSLQLPRR
- the hpnH gene encoding adenosyl-hopene transferase HpnH gives rise to the protein MAMPLRQSIKVATYLAEQKLRRRDKFPLIVELEPLFACNLKCEGCGKIQHPAGVLKQRMPVAQAVGAVLESGAPMVSIAGGEPLMHPQIDEIVRQLVAKRKYVFLCTNAMLLRKKMDKFKPSPYFAFAVHIDGLRERHDESVAKEGVFDEAVEAIKEAKRRGFRVTTNSTFFNTDTPQTIIEVLNFLNDDLKVDEMMISPAYAYEKAPDQEHFLGVEQTRELFKKAFAGGNRRKWRLNHSPLFLDFLEGKVDFPCTAWAIPNYSLFGWQRPCYLMSDGYVPTYRELIEDTDWDKYGRGKDPRCANCMAHCGYEPTAVLATMGSLKESLRAMRETVSGNRE
- the ispG gene encoding flavodoxin-dependent (E)-4-hydroxy-3-methylbut-2-enyl-diphosphate synthase, yielding MTAISLGVPEVPLRPVAERRVSRQIQVGPVAVGGGAPVSVQSMTTTRTSDIGATLQQIAELTASGCQIVRVACPTQDDADALSTIARKSQIPVIADIHFQPKYVFAAIEAGCAAVRVNPGNIKQFDDKVKEIARAAKDHGTPIRIGVNAGSLDRRLLQKYGKATPEALVESALWEASLFEEHDFRDIKISVKHNDPVVMIEAYRQLAAQCDYPLHLGVTEAGPAFQGTIKSAVAFGALLSQGIGDTIRVSLSAPPAEEVKVGLQILESLNLKQRRLEIVSCPSCGRAQVDVYKLADEVTAGLEGMEVPLRVAVMGCVVNGPGEAREADLGVASGNGKGQIFVKGEVIKTVPESKIVETLIEEAMKIAEQMEQDGAASGAPTGTGKPAVTVS
- the dxs gene encoding 1-deoxy-D-xylulose-5-phosphate synthase, with product MTILESIRGPRDLKALSEAELGELSDEIREFLVHAVARTGGHLGPNLGVVELSIALHRVFESPVDRIVWDTGHQSYVHKLLTGRQDFSKLRGKGGLSGYPSREESEHDIVENSHASTSLGWADGLAKAREVQGEKGHVVAVIGDGALTGGMAWEALNNIAAAKDRPLIIVVNDNERSYAPTIGGLANHLATLRTTDSYEKVLAWGKDVLLRTPLVGNTIYESLHGAKKGFKDAFAPQGMFEDLGLKYVGPIDGHDLGAVESALRRAKRFHGPVLIHCLTEKGRGYEPALAHEEDHFHTVGVMDPLTCEPLAPSNGPSWTSVFGEEIVRIGEEREDVVAITAAMLHPVGLGRFAERFPDRVWDVGIAEQHAAVSAAGLATGGLHPVVAVYATFLNRAFDQLLMDVALHRCGVTFVLDRAGVTGVDGASHNGMWDMSILQVVPGLRIAAPRDADQLRAQLREAVAVDDAPTLVRFPKESVGPSIPAVDRVGGLDVLRRDAGEPEVLLIAIGVMAPVCLQAAELLRARGIDCTVVDPRWVKPVDPALAPLAAQHRLVAVVEDNSRSSGVGAAVALALGDADVDVPVRRFGIPEQFLAHAKRGEVLADIGLTPVEVAGRISASLALKDAEGGPAGTERANGGHDGRTVVPVKEKAE
- a CDS encoding aspartate aminotransferase family protein; this encodes MTTEFDLGRLLSERGAERYELHGKYLNHQLPRMLHTIGFDKVYERAEGAYFWDADGDDYLDMLAGFGVMGLGRHHPVVRKALHDVLDAQLADLTRFDCQPLPGLLAEKLLAHSPHLDRVFFGNSGTEAVEGALKFARYATGRPRILFCDHAFHGLTTGSLSVNGESGFRDGFAPLLPDTAVPLGDLDALARELKKGDVAALIVEPVQGKGVHESPSGYLRAAQELLHKHKALLIVDEVQTGLGRTGDFYAYQHEDGVEPDLVCVAKALSGGYVPVGATIGKEWIFKKVYSSMDRVLVHSASFGSNAQAMAAGLAVLSVMENEQIVANARATGELLKSRLAALTDKYELLADVRGRGLMVGIEFGRPDSLKLRSRWTMLQAARKGLFAQMVVVPLLRRHRILTQVSGDHLEVIKLIPPLIIGEREVDRFVDAFTDVMDDAHSGGGLMWDFGKTLIKQAVANR
- a CDS encoding helix-turn-helix domain-containing protein, with the protein product MSSPDNEPDNEPDNGLKGDATRPAEALPVVAPQLRALRRRASLTLEAAARTAGLSPAHLSRLETGRRQPSLPMLLALARVYRTTVSELLGETVADRDAVVRSADMEPTAAGGWTYWQAGAPGRGMQALRVHVPYGSQGDIVRVHPGEEWLYVLDGRLRLRLGDTTHRLAPGDSAHFDSLTPHRIAAQEPGGVELLFVHTLLQSPTAALCLGPTPGETP
- a CDS encoding DUF6126 family protein, with the protein product MSDMETKFPRALWVRLIIYIAVGHVFAAFVYLLFEVGAK